A region from the bacterium genome encodes:
- a CDS encoding epoxyqueuosine reductase, translating into FKPPPTKTLIGILTMTEEDFRQTYRHSPVKRAKYTGLLRNACIAAGNSSDKDLLPFLELLTTHENPIVSECAKWAIRTITG; encoded by the coding sequence CCTTTAAACCTCCCCCCACGAAAACTCTCATCGGCATCCTAACCATGACCGAAGAGGACTTCCGCCAAACCTACCGCCACAGCCCCGTCAAGCGCGCTAAGTACACCGGTCTTCTAAGAAACGCCTGCATCGCTGCAGGGAACTCAAGCGATAAAGACCTCCTCCCCTTCCTCGAGCTTCTAACAACTCATGAGAATCCAATAGTATCCGAATGCGCAAAATGGGCAATTCGAACTATAACGGGTTAG